AATGACACGTTTTTACCTAATTGACGTACTGTTATCctatttctcattattcttattatGAAACTGGGTTATAttgaagataaataaattttattcttataaaattagatttgtATTTGGAACGTGCTTTTTTTAtccttgttttatatttaatgaatttaataaagatGAAATGACGAAAAAAGCATgctaattaatatctttatacaAGCGTTCTAAATACCAGTTTATTACCTGTATTatgtatgattttatttgaaacaattttataaacacaaacgaattgattatttatttttttactaagtataaaattgatacatcgatttgcttttaataaaattatactcacAATCAACATTTCACGAAAAGTCGTTTTTGCGGTCAAGCATCTCGGATAATATCTTATGTATTTAGCTTTTAACACAGGCACACTAAAGAATAAATTTGCTATTTGTAAAACGGTATAGTCAATGATTTTCTTGCACGCTGCGTAGAATACGGATATACTTTCGAGCTGTCTCGGTCAAGCtagtataatatgtaaatacgAAGATGTCTCTCCTTGAAGCAAAATGTTCACATTCAAAGAGACGCACCTCGGAACTTTCGCTTTCTCTGAAGCGGCAGTAACATTTATTACTTGAGAAACGAATATTACTAaagttaatacaaatttttaatttatcccaATTGCTTAttcttgttattttaaaaatttaaatttttcttttttttttttttttttttttttttcagttttagtaaaatataatgtaaaaattttttattatattttattcgaaaattactaaagttaatacaaatttttaatttatcccaATTGCTTATTCttcttgttattttaaaaatttaaattttcctttttttattatttctttgcttttcagttttagtaaaatataatgtaaaaattttttattatattttatttgaatattatagtTCAATTCCAGTTTCTTTAAGTTTCGATCATACACTTGTTTAGCTGTatgatcaaaattttaatattgtctgTTGAAATTTGGCAACGATCAACAGTCAATATTAAAATCTCAGAATTATGCGTTTTAACTTTGTATCAATAACATAATCAAcatataattatgaaaagtataaattataattattataattcacaATTTCATAGAACTATGAATAAGCATGCGTGTTCCTTATATCGCTCGGcgtcatctttttttttaaaccgtcGAAGATTCTAAAGCTTGCAgctaaaatgtaatttataagtaataaatataattaaaattaaattttaatatgatatttttatactgTGTTTAGATAATATGATATTGAATAGCATTCCTTGCACAACGCTGCTTTACTGGATTGCGGCTATTGGATTAGGTGGTGCGATATTGCTCTTAGTGGGCCTTCGTCTGTACATTGTCTACACTTTGGGCATTTGCAAGAACAAAAATCGAATGGATAATAAAACGGTAATAATTACCGGATGTACTTCCGGTATTGGCAAGGAGACAACAAGGGATCTCGCTAAGAGAGGCGCAAGGATCATTATGGCATGCAGAAATACGGATACTGCTAATCAGTTGAAAGGTTTCGTAACTTAAGTGATTATTCTAGTAACATTGTTGAATGATAGtagcatatatattttatgataaaaatgagACAATTCTAGTtatctttgttttaaaaaatcgtcattgttgcaaaataaaaaatttattcccattattcttctataaaattGAGCAGAATTATGTAGGAATTTTATGTAAGAAGAACATAACGGATTATTGTCTACGTACAGCTTACTAAACTTAATTGCTTATTTTAACGATTTAATTACGGTATTGTAACTAAATTGTCTATGAACAGGAAGTACTCGCGTTATCTTGTAGAGATAATGATGtcatttataattgcaaatcaAAACGAGGTCACTGAACAAGactattatgtatattatgtacaatatatttaggCTACTAGCATAATTCTCCGAATAGTATATTTCGTCGTTTTgcatagatttattttatactatgctttatatttttcatggagaatatattttttgatatgttttgtaataaatgatgtgtctgatatatgtatatatattttatatgcagaCGAGATTGCTAAAGAATCAAACAATGGCAATATCGTAGTTCGCAAATTGGATTTGTCATCATTGCAATCGATCAGAGAGTTTGCACGACAGATAAATCAAGAGGAAAGCAGATTAGATGTGTTGATCCATAATGCCGGGACTGCGGAGACTTTCAGGAAAAAGGTCACAGAAGACGGATTAGAACAGACTATGGCTACTAATTATTTTGGACCATTTTTACTAACGCACCTTTTAATCggtaagaaattataatatgtttattaatttttctattgaaCTGACGCATTTAATTTGagtgaaatagaatattttgtttgctccgtttaattatatttaattattgaaaataagtcaataagtttataataatacaatatagtaataaaattgttgtagtaatttaaatcaattgaaGTAATAACTTCCTGcgcaaatttattatacaaaaggagttcttgtattatttaaaaatctgatagATTCAATCAATACGTTTGTTCAAAAATGGACGTATCAGAAATCTTATaagaattatcaaattatagtaaaatctatcaaacgttTTGATTATAAAACCTTGAGTcttcttataataattagaaattctgCTTGGTCACTCAAACACATTCAATCATGTGTATTGATataatgaaatcatttttttcagtgtatctatatttatgttatatttatgtaataaacgACATCGTGAACTAAAAAATGacattaatgacaaaaattaactcccgttttttttcataatgtaATATCTACGATGTAATAtcttcagaaataataaaaggCGCTATTATCTACATTATCATTACTATTATTGATCTGGTTATagataaagtatttttttttataattatgtaaatcattttattctaaGAAATCTTGATCGTTATTTCCATATTTATTGAAACGATCAAAACCAAGTTGTATTGTAGTGGTTGCGTCAGAAatctatctttattattaatactattaatctGGTTATAGataaagtatctttttttttataattatgtaaatcattttattctaaGAAATCTCGATCGTTATTTACAGATTTATTGAAACGATCAAAACCAAGTCGTATTATAGTGGTTGCGTCAGAGCTCTATCGCCTAGCGTGTTTAAATCTTAATAATATCAATCCAACATCAACTTTGCCGGCGTATTTGTATTACGTATCAAAGTATGCGGATATAGTCTTCACGTTGGAGTTGGCGCGACGTTTAGAAGGTTCGGGTGTGACAGCAAATTGCTTGCATCCTGGAATGATAGACAGTGGAATTTGGCGAAGTGTACCTGCTCCACTTTCCTGGGGCTTGAACCTTATAATTAAGGCTTTCTTCAAAACGCCCGAGCAAGGCGCGCAGACGACCATTCATCTCGCAGTTTCTGATGACCTTAACGAGATTTCGGGAAAATACTTTATGGATTGTACCGTAAGAAtcgtttttaatgtttttaatcttttcttaCAATACCTTCAATATTCCAGAAAATTtagcaatatttgcaatatcttgattattaaatattataagattataCAGGTATTCCTCTATTTACGATTATCTCgacttataaatttttgaacttaTGATGCTATTGACTAAaagttaaatagaatataacgAAGCTGATCAAGCAGTCGTTAATCAGGGATCTGAATtgggttaattaaattaattttataatacttaatatgagaattgtattttttagaaaaaaatagtatttttttgtaattatttctcAAGTAATTTGtgtttaagataaatattaattttataatagtaaatatattaggaattatctttaaaacaaaattttgttttgtcatTCCCTAAAtctctataattatttttgataataaaatagttattttgcataaataatattttatttatatgaaatatgaatGCTGTTCGATCAGTTCGATTTACGATCGAAGTTTTATCCTAAATAGAgagatatctttaaaaaatttattgattcttctactttaaatatattttcttaaaatttttcttaaaacatttcaaatatattttaggaACATGGATTATCGAATGCTATAAAGGATCCTGCCAAAGGTAAAAAATTGTGGGAATTAAGCGAACCTCTGGTGAAGTTGCAACCATCAGACCCGAAGATATAAACGCAtgtgttttttataaattttatataatttttctctaaatctgaatcagtaaaattatattgatttaaagtataactatacttataactattatTATCAGTGACTATTCACCGTTTTTCAATGATTTTGAGTAAGAAGGAGGTACTCTTGCTGAtaatcagtgtattatcactAAAAGACAGTGCATATGTCattgattgatatagttataagtatataaaatactaaaagactattcactatttttcagtgaataatacacagTCCGATTTAGAGTTTTAGCTTTTGTTATACGTAACGATCTTTTGTACTtgagattttaataatttatcttttaaatcgtCAATATAATTTGCCTGAAGCATCGAACCTTTATtagttaatactttttatattaaaacatacatTTGCAAACAATAGTTTGGGTTTGcagaaataaacttttatttaaaaaactctaaaactatgattatatatatagattatttatatatacatagagagaaggaaaagtgttaatgtaaatgtgttttttgaataatatgaatattgGGCGCGCTTTTTCTAACtctttaaaagtgttttatacGTTACAAAATCGATCACGATAAGAAATCGACTAGATTATTAAATCGATTTCTATTTTGAAAACAAACTTTCCCAAATTTGCATTCTATTGGGAAAAAATCCTGTCTTCATTTTTGATTCTTCGGAAATCTCTAAATAGTTATCTTTTTCCGGTAGATATGATTCCCATGTAATGTTTTTTGCCAAAGCTGGAGACACCGGCTGTCCGGTTTGAACAAAGTTCGACCACATGCTTGTCATAAGTTCCACTATAGGAATTTCCGGGGCATCATTTTCGAAGAATGGAAATTTGACATAAGTATCTTTCAAAAAGAATAGATATTGCAAATCGTCATGATGCACCACTCCTggaatgataaaataattaaaaaatgtagatacACGTAATTTATATAAGTTGGAGATAAAGCTCAAATAGTAAAGTGTTATAAaacgatttaaataatttaaatcgaacaatttaaatgaaaaagtaaaatatatatataataccaaATGGTGTGGTTTCATTCCACATGACAAAACTGTAACGTCCTTGGTAAGAAGACATATAAAAGTAGACGGGTTGGTCACTGTTTTCTGCAATCAGCTTTACAGAAGAATGCATGGGATATGCAATTACGCCGTCGGTGGTGATCTGAATTTAAAACACAATTCTACATAAATCAATTGCAATTCAAACATAacgattatgttaaattaatcatattccaaatatgctattttttaaatatatttttttataacaatttacgtACATGTCCGAGACTATCGTAATTGTCTGGACCGATCGGTTTGTCACCAAAGTAAAATTGGCGTAATTCGGTACTTATGTTTCTGGACCGAGGTGTATCCCGTTCATACAGGAAATTAATCGGTGCGATTCTGTACCAGTCATTGTTCAAATCGTTCACCATCGAATCATTTCCGAGTTCGTGTTGCTTACTGACAACTGAAAACCTcggcaaaatatattattatagatttattaatttttatgattttagccatcatttttaacttaggaattGAATGGAAATCACAAGAAAATACAAGAGACAAGATTCTTACAGGTTATCACACCGTCAAACTCATTTTCAGTAATTCCTGCTATCAGTGGAACCTTGTGAAACTTTCCTTTTCTAATAAGATCAAAAGGCTGCTCGGTTAAGAATCTTTCTACTCCGTGTACTTCAGGTTCTACTACAGGTGACCATATTAACATTGGGTGACCGTACCATTCCTAGAACATGCCATAGTACGTTGaagattttattcttaagatctTTTTATCTcatcgtaaaaataatataaaataaatcttggTTTCTGATTTTTCTACAGCAATATATTGTTTctctgattttaatttaaaaatgatttaatgttattattattaattaattattatttattattaattattatttataattaattattatttattaatttcctatATGTAATGTGTTCCTTACAAAGAACTTGACTATAGTATCTGTGTAGTTCTCCACTGGTTTGGAATTCAAGCAGATCAGCATAGAGCCAGTAGTGTCAGTAGGACAGTCTAACAATTCGGCTTGTTTCTTTGCCAAGTGCAGCTGTTCAGTCGGATATGGTTCTAATGTCATCGAACCACTCATCATAATCGCCCGATGGAACAATCCTTTGGACATCGGTGAGACCATATGTAACAGCACGCTTATTCCACCCACACTGTAGCCAGATATAGTGACGCTATCAGGATCGCCACCAAAGGCGGCTATGTTCCTCTGGATCCATCGAAGTGCCACAACTTGATCTTTCAAGCCCAAATTACCTGGTGCCTTCGAATCGCCGGTACTCAGAAAACCTGATATAAATAAGtacaaattttaaagaaaaaagttcttCGAATTACAAGCGATAAAAAATCgcgacataataattttaagttttagtATTTCCCTTTAAACTTTAACTTCCACtttgaatagaattttatcGCTTATAGTTTTCATTATCTACAtagttttaagaataataaaacacGAGGCTTTACCTAAAGTCCCGAGACGATAATTGACGGTGACGAGAACGATGTCTTTGTCCAGCAAGTACTCAGGTCCAAAGTTAGAGCTTTGACCCGAGAATAAGTAAAAAGCACCGGGATGGAAGAATACCAATACGGATCTTTTCACAGGATCGTTCTCCAACGGTAACTGCGATCaagataattgttcaattagtGACCTCATACTTTTTTTTCAGCATGAATGTACGTTGCATTATGAAGCTCACTTTTGTTGTGTAGACATTCACACGGAGACAATCTTCCATTACATTCTTTACGAACAATGCTGTACAAGCGGGTCCTTCTTCGGTTGCATCGAAAACGTTGTTCCAATCCGCCGCTGGAGTTGCGACctagaaaaaatagaatttaaaacatACACActatgaaaagaaaaatgaaaaaaatttaggtCTCAGAGGAAGCCTTAATCGCCTTACTCTTGTGAAAAATTGCTATTGTGTTGGAATGACtatgaaataacttttatataaataatattgcacgCCATTAAAGATGTTTCTGCttgttatgttttttttttttttaggatttgtgttattttatatGGATGCAAATATCTGgtcgattattataattaacaataacgtttttattatttatctaattacGGTATCTGATGTTTTACTTGGAAACGTTGCTGTCCCGTCGGCGGTTCGGCGTATCTCACGCCGCGAAAGGAATAGATTTTCTTGCCAAGTCTGGAGATCATGATAGTTCCACGAATTCTTCCAATCGGAGCAGTGACTTCATGTTGTTCACCAGCAAAATCGTCGGCGAGCACAACAACGGTGCTTAGAAGGATAAAGAACAAGCGTTTCATGATGTTTCTACTAAGAAGAACAGTTTAGACTGCCGAGTTTAATGAGACCAGGAAACTTATGCACGTGAAACCGGTTAGGTACGTTAAGTGCCGCATCAGCGAGCACTAAAAACGTCTCAAGGGCAATGCAAAGCATTTTATATACCCAACTAGTTAGGAGGAAGACTCACTCGCGAATCGCAATTGTCTTTCTGGGAAACTCGTATCTATCATACGAGCGTATTTCCCACAAACAGCCAAGCGTACGTGAGGTCACGCGtggttttgtaatttaaatattatgcaCGCGCATGAGATTTTGAACCAAGATAAAGCGAGAATTAATGGAGTTATTCGACGAGAGATGCAAATAAATCCGCAATTTgctaaaattaacatttatcacCAACGGTCACAGTTCGTAATATCATCGTCTTTTCCTCTTGGCACTTTTTAAGTATTACTGATGACGCAAACTGATTGCATTATCGAATATTGATgcagattataatttttcttaacacgaacaaaatatataaaaagttgacCTCTTACAGGAAAGAAGAACGTATAACAGTTTTTATACAAGAgatataaagtttaattattttattgcattagtttttttcataattttttttataagttacaaatttttatgatatttttattatcttagaAAAATgtgaacatttaaaaataattatctaaaaaatttttgaattttttggatactctttttttaaatatctttctgGCTCTTGAACTTTTTTATGTTGTTTGAAACTGCACAAGTCACGCAgagaaattgtttaaaacattcTATTATGATAATTGagctatttctttaattcttttaaattgtgTTTGTCTTCCGTACGGTAAGTCTTAGTTACATGGCCGTAGTTTAAATTGAAATTCACAACGTTATCATCTTGAGCGCTACGAGCTTGTCTCTTTGGTTTAGCAAGTTCGCGTAATCGCTTAGGACAACGTCTGTTATTGCTAGCAACGATCCGGGCGTAAGTATCGAGAAGGAATGCCTTTTTATCGAGTTGATGAAATGGTCCTGAGACTTGTTTACTATCCACTAATTTACGAGTATGatgtttttctgaaaatttggaaattatacaaatagaaattagaaaaaattatggaACAAAAATagtgacaaaaaaattattgttatgggtaaattgataatttctatgtaatattttatttataatatataatattatttattccatgtatatattttagatagaaattaaaattatttgcaagaTTGCACCTGCTAAGATATGTTTTGTAGATAAAGGTGAGATGTGGGACGTTGATGTTAAACTAGAATCCGGTTTCTGTTTCCGTTCAGTAGACTGATTTAGATTCTTAAATATTTGAGGAGCATCGGTTAcctgaatatatattttaacgttgtACTACTAACGTTATACAATACATTTCTACTACGTGAGATCCTACACGAATGTTACCTGGGAATTGTCAGAACTATTGATTTGCGTGTTaggttttcttaatttttcatatttagatGTATTTGCTGGCTGAGTGTCACTATTCATATCGCTCTGTCGTGGACTATCTTGTGCAAGAAGAATCTGTTTTCTAATTAGGTATTTTAATGTGCAACGTTGagacttttaaattttaatcaaaattacattattcaaattattagaGGTAGATTGAAAATTGCTGACTTTAGAAATTTTGATCCAAACTTAAGATTTACGTGTGAATTTTTGACAGCCAAAGCAATGGTCTCTTTTCTCGTTATTCAATTTTTCCTGGTCGTGCGTCATTCTACTTCCGGTGTTTCGTCATTTGAAAAACGAGCTTTAATACTTTGTGAAATCTATATTCactcaaacaaattttattttacatctttcgttaatttattaattagggATATTCTATTGATTATAGTGTATGATGTAAAAATGCATGAGAAACCttatataaagatttattactACAAAAACATTAGTGGACggtataaaatgtacatatatcaaattattaaatataatacaataatccttaaaaaaattatcaaatcaaTACGTTTATTGTATTTGGACGGATAGGCTTAGAGATATGGCTCCGTTGGACGGACGCGAAGGCAGCAATCGtgcttaaatttatatattcaactCCATCTCTCAGTCatttgtacttttataaaaatatatacgtgtaaaagtatatataaaacaatttgattGATATTTAGAATATATCTTTGATAATATTGCGATACTTAGCAGcgataaaatattactaaatataatatcTCTAACCAATTAATAAATCGTGCTGTATCAGATTCTTTTGTCAGATCTCTATTTTTCGTTTGTAATATCAATACGAATtctcatttaaatataaaaacgtgCAAATCGCACACGCGACACTTATCTACCAAATGTAAAAGTAAACACGATCATAACTATCGTAGCGAACGAGTAGCTTAATGCAGATGCGCCTGCGTTACAATCTACGATTCTCCTGGCTCTCATAAAATCTGGCCCGAGGTACGCACTGTATTCCCGCTTGTTCGGCGGGATCACCACCAACTGCTGAGTGGCATCTTGAAAAATGAGATCGCTGTAAGGCGATGGACTGTAATACATGCTGAAACTGAACTCGTCTTGCTCTTTTCGGCCGTAGAACTGTTGtgcgtatataaataaattgatatatgcGTTGATTTGAGTCTCGTTGTAACCGTAATAACCACCGCGCGTAACTATAGCATTAGCGGCAACTTTTCCTAGATTACAGTTTACGTAATCTGCCGTTGGACGGCGCGTACCGTCCGGACAGAGCAACTCGAAATCTTTTGTGAAGGTATTGCGCGCCCAAAACTCTTTGCGCTTGCCATCGGTGTTCTCTGCGACCGTCGTATGTTTCACGAAGGATACGTCGCCGCCTCCTTCCACTAGGCATCTAAAGGCACCTGTATACCCAAAGTAATCTTCGGAAGCATCTCTTCGGCAATATCGATAGCTTACTCCATGACACAAGTCACACATGTTATCGTAAGGCACGCctacaaatgttaaataattagttaaataaGAAAACTTTCGTAAACGCAATTATTCTaccacttttattttattttgtactattAATTTTCAGATTGTCAACTTAGAACAATTATTAACTCGTTATTTTTAGTTGTAACTTTTTTGTAACTACCTGTGTTATATTCGGTGCTGAGCGCGCCTGGCACGCAAGACTTGCTAAAGTATTCGGCGGCAGCGCGCACAGAATCGCAACCGTATCCTCTAATCCACTTATTGGAGATGAGATACGCCAGCGGGTAAACCCATCCCGCAGCCAAGTTGATTCCAGTGTGGCAAGTGTATTTATTCTTGAGGTACGTCAGATCCGTATTGTCGTCCTCCTCCTTTGCGACGGCGACAACGTAATAGTCCGGTGTAGCCAAATTGTAAATTTCGGATATAAATGGTATCAGTTCGAACCGCAGTCCAGCGGTGTAGACATCACTGGCATCTAGTACGGTTACATCGGCAATCCTGTCATAAAGCAGTTAAAACTATAACGCCCAGAATTTCATTTcaagtacatatgtatatttaaatgcaatatatattttagacgTACCCGCTCTTTATCAATTGCATACAATTTATTTGGCTGTGACCTCTATGACAAAGTAATTCTGGTTTCAAGAGCTGGGCTTTTAAAGCGATCTGTGATAAACAGTAGATGTTAAAAgtagcaataaataatttaaataatctttgaagTAAGATAAACAATAATTTGGTTCTATGCAAATAGAATGCTATACAATCTAAATTGTACCTTCATCTTTACGCATTTTTCCATTTCTGGATCGGATGTAACGCATAATGTCATCCGATTTACAGGACAGTGACGTACGCCTAACACATGATCTAAAGATCTTCCTAAATACCCACTATATGTTTGATCTTTTTCAGCTAGTTGTACAAAATCGCGAGCAGAATCCTGGAAAAATGATGGATATAATAGCAAATAAGCAAAATACAAGAATATTAAGACTTACAGAGAACATTAAATTATGCTGCTTTCCGTATCTAGGCGCAGATTCATATAAATCGAACATTTCTATTGGTTGTATGTTTGTATGTTCAGTGCCATCTCTTTCTCTGTTATAATAATCGAATGTATCATTAATCGCGGGTCTATCCCACGAGTTGAATCCTCTTCCGCcactgccaccgccgccgccaaaGCTTCGATCATATGCGTTACGATCCCAACCATCTGTGTTATATTCGTTCGGATTTCTAAATCCGCTTCTATTATACATATCACTCTCCCCAAATCTATTATAACCCGGACGGTTCTCGAAACCTTCTTGATTATTATCAAAACGAGTAAAGGTTTGATTATTGTTGTAACGATTGAAACCCTGATTGTTGTCGAAACGATTGAGGCCCTGATTATTGTCGAAACGACTGGAATCCTGATTGTTGTCGAAACGAGTGAAGCCTTGATTGTTGTCGAAACGACTGGAATCCTGATTGTTGTCGAAACGATTGAAGCCCTGATTGTTGTCGAAACGATTGACGTCCTGATTGCTGTCGAAACGATTGGAGTCTTGATTGCTGTCGAAACGATTCAAGCCTGTCGTGTCGTTTCTATTCTTGTGCAGTATCCGGACGGCCTTCTCCAAAAATCTTTGATACTTTCGACGTACTTCAAAATTGGTTGCTGAAGACGTGACTATTGCGCGGGATGGTACAGTGTCCCAATTGCAATTTCTATAATCATCCACGGGTCTGCGTGTACCATCTTTGCACAGCAGTTCGAATTGCTCCTTCTTCACGGAACCTGAAATAATAAGAATCGCAAAATAAATACTTTgccgattcttttttttctttaagaacATGACTTATGAGGCATACATACTAAAGTCAAATGTTGTCGAAGTCATTTCTTGCACAGTCGTATGCACCAAAAAGGCAATTTCACCCGCTTCAACCAAGCAGCGAAAAGCCCCCTCGTATCCCGCGTAGGGATCTTGATTTGTACACTTGCCACCAGGCACTTTTCCAATACACAGGCTACACAACTGGTCAGAGTTGTCACCTGTAATTGATTCCctaaattataacaactataggATAGAAATGCAATCTACGTATTCTTGTATTAAACTTACCAAGtggattatatttatcaattagtGAGTTCACTGCACAACTAGGTCCAAAGAATTTAATCGTTGACTTTACATGATTGTTACAGTCAATAACTTCCATTCCTCCATACTTCATAAGCTGAACAAAAACAGGTTACAtgttttgtcaaaatataaattgtattgtaatattgtaatttatattgtaatctaAAGTAGGTTGAATAAGAgctacttaatttattttatttttgtttaaaaaagctCTATTTATGGAAACATTAAAcatctataaaaaaagtttttaaataaagtctataaccaaaataagaaaatagattgtagttgtaaaaatgtttgataataacCAATCTTTAATCTCTAAGAAATGCATACTGTCTACTCAGTTCTTGCCAACCTTCAATTGGCAGCAAGtggttgtaaaaataaaataaattat
The Solenopsis invicta isolate M01_SB chromosome 16, UNIL_Sinv_3.0, whole genome shotgun sequence genome window above contains:
- the LOC105199291 gene encoding uncharacterized protein LOC105199291, which produces MNSDTQPANTSKYEKLRKPNTQINSSDNSQVTDAPQIFKNLNQSTERKQKPDSSLTSTSHISPLSTKHILAEKHHTRKLVDSKQVSGPFHQLDKKAFLLDTYARIVASNNRRCPKRLRELAKPKRQARSAQDDNVVNFNLNYGHVTKTYRTEDKHNLKELKK
- the LOC105199288 gene encoding retinol dehydrogenase 14 codes for the protein MILNSIPCTTLLYWIAAIGLGGAILLLVGLRLYIVYTLGICKNKNRMDNKTVIITGCTSGIGKETTRDLAKRGARIIMACRNTDTANQLKDEIAKESNNGNIVVRKLDLSSLQSIREFARQINQEESRLDVLIHNAGTAETFRKKVTEDGLEQTMATNYFGPFLLTHLLIDLLKRSKPSRIIVVASELYRLACLNLNNINPTSTLPAYLYYVSKYADIVFTLELARRLEGSGVTANCLHPGMIDSGIWRSVPAPLSWGLNLIIKAFFKTPEQGAQTTIHLAVSDDLNEISGKYFMDCTEHGLSNAIKDPAKGKKLWELSEPLVKLQPSDPKI
- the LOC105199287 gene encoding esterase FE4, translated to MKRLFFILLSTVVVLADDFAGEQHEVTAPIGRIRGTIMISRLGKKIYSFRGVRYAEPPTGQQRFQVATPAADWNNVFDATEEGPACTALFVKNVMEDCLRVNVYTTKLPLENDPVKRSVLVFFHPGAFYLFSGQSSNFGPEYLLDKDIVLVTVNYRLGTLGFLSTGDSKAPGNLGLKDQVVALRWIQRNIAAFGGDPDSVTISGYSVGGISVLLHMVSPMSKGLFHRAIMMSGSMTLEPYPTEQLHLAKKQAELLDCPTDTTGSMLICLNSKPVENYTDTIVKFFEWYGHPMLIWSPVVEPEVHGVERFLTEQPFDLIRKGKFHKVPLIAGITENEFDGVITFVSKQHELGNDSMVNDLNNDWYRIAPINFLYERDTPRSRNISTELRQFYFGDKPIGPDNYDSLGHITTDGVIAYPMHSSVKLIAENSDQPVYFYMSSYQGRYSFVMWNETTPFGVVHHDDLQYLFFLKDTYVKFPFFENDAPEIPIVELMTSMWSNFVQTGQPVSPALAKNITWESYLPEKDNYLEISEESKMKTGFFPNRMQIWESLFSK